From the genome of Pseudonocardia sp. EC080619-01:
TCGCCGACGGGCCCGGCATCGGCGAGATCCGCTTCTCGCTGCCGAACAAGCACCACTTCCTGATCGACCTCTCCCCCTTCGGGCTCAAGAACCCTGGTGAGGTCTTCCACGCCGACGACCGGCCCTACGGCCTGATCGAGGGCACCGTCCGCCGCGACGACACCCCCGACCCGGGACCGGCCTTCGATCCCGGCCAGGGCTGGTGAGGGGCGTGCGACGGCTGCGGCTGCCGCGCCCCCGCCCGTCCGGTGAGGTGCACCCCGTCGACGAGGTGCTGCCCACCGGGACGCTGCTGCTCTACGGCCTGCAGCACGTCATGACGATGTACGCGGGCCTGGTCGCGGTCCCGCTGATCGTCGGCCAGGCACTCGGCCTGCCCTTCGCCGACATCTCCTACCTGCTCGCCGCGACCCTCCTCGTCGCCGGGCTGGCGACGCTCCTGCAGACGATCGGGATCTGGCGGATCGGCGCGCGGCTGCCGCTGGTGCAGGGCGTGTCGTTCGCCTCCGTCGCCTCGATGATCGCCATCGGCACCGGGGCCGGCGGCGGCCGGGCGGGGCTCACCCTGATCTTCGGCGCGACGCTCGTCGCCGGCGTCGCCGGCTTCCTGCTCGCGCCGCTGTTCCACCGTCTGATCCGGCTGTTCCCACCGGTCGTGACCGGGACGGTGATCACCGTCATCGGTGTCTCGCTGCTGCCGGTCGCGGTCCGCTGGGCGTCGGGGGCGTCCGAGGGCGAGCCGGGTGACCCGGCCGCGATCGGGCTCGCCGGGTTCACCCTGCTCGTGATCGTGCTGATCTACCGGTTCCTGCCCGGGTTCCTGGCCCGGATCGCGATCCTGCTGTCGCTGGTCGCCGGCACCGCGCTGGCCGCGGTCCTCGGGATGGCCGACTTCTCCCGCGTCGGGGAGGCGGCGTGGTTCGCGGTGTCGACGCCGTTCCACTTCGGGACGCCGCAGTTCTCCGTCGCCGCGATCATCTCGATGACCGTGGTGATGCTGGTGATCATGACGGAGACGACGGCCGACCTGCTCGCCGTCGGCGAGATCGTCGACCGCAGGGCGGACGGCCGGCGGGTCGTCGCCGGCCTGCGGGCCGACACGCTGTCCACCGCCGTCTCCGGTGGCCTGCTCAACAGCTTCCCGGCGTCGGCGTTCGCGCAGAACGTCGGCCTGGTCGCGATCACCGGGATCCGCAGCCGGTTCGTCGTCGCGGCGGGCGGCGCGATCCTGATGGTGCTCGGCCTGTTCCCGAAGCTCGGCGCCGTGATCGCCTCGGTGCCGCAGCCCGTGCTCGGCGGCGCGGGTCTCGCGCTGTTCGCCACCGTCGCCGCGTCCGGGATCCGGTCGCTGGCGAAGGTCGACTTCGACGGGCACGCGAACCTCGTGATCGTCGCGGTCGCGCTGGGACTGGGCGTGCTGCCGATCGCGGCACCCGACTTCTACGAGGGCTTCCCGGAGTGGTTCCGGACGGTCTTCGACTCCGGGATCAGCGCGGCCGCCGTCGCCGCGGTGCTGCTGAACGTGCTGTTCCACGGGGCGCGCGACCGGGAGACCAGCCCGGTCGCGGAGGCACCGGCACCGGTCGTCGACCAGGGCTGAGCCCGTCGCCGGCCGATCCGCCCGGAACGGGAAGTGCGAGCGGCCTCTCGTTGTTGGGAGGGAGGACGAGCTCCCGAACGAGAGGTACCGCCGTGTCCCTGCCACTGCCGTTGTCGATCCTCGATCTGGCCACCGTCTCCCGGGACGAGACCGTCGCCCAGGCCCTGGAGGCCAGCACGACGCTGGCGCAGCGCGCGGAGGACTGGGGCTTCCGGCGGATCTGGTACGCCGAGCACCACAACATGGGCAGCATCGCGTCGGCCGCGACCAGCGTGCTCATCGCGCACGTCGCCGCACGCACCGAGCGGATCACCCTCGGCTCGGGCGGCGTGATGCTGCCCAACCACTCGCCGCTGCAGGTCGCCGAGCAGTTCGGCACCCTCGCCGAACTGCACCCCGGCCGGATCGAGCTGGGCCTGGGCCGCGCGCCCGGCACCGACCAGGAGACGGTGCGCGCCCTGCGGCGCGACCCGAGCGCGTCCGAGCGCTTCCCGTCCGACGTCCGGGAGCTGCAGGCCTTCCTCGCACAGGACAGCCTCGTCCCGAACGTCCACGCCTACCCCGGCCGCGGCACCCGCGTACCGCTGTCGATCCTCGGGTCCTCGCTCTACGGGGCTCAGGTCGCCGCGCTGCTCGGGCTGCCCTACGGGTTCGCCTCACACTTCGCGCCGGACGCGCTGGAGCAGGCCGTCGCCCTGTACCGCAAGGAGTTCCGTCCGTCCGAGCAGCTCTCCGAGCCCCGCGTGCTGGCCGGGGTGAACGTCATCGCCGCCGACTCGGCCGAGGAGGCGGAGGCACAGTTCCGGGAGGCCCAGCGCCAGCGGGTGCGCCTGTTCACCGGCCGCCGCGGCCGTTCGCTGACCGACGCCGAGACCGATGCCGTGCTCGACAGCCCCGCTGGTGAGCAGATCCGGTCGATGACCCGCTACAGCGCCGTCGGCACGCCCGACACCGTCGCCCGGTACCTCGAGGAGTTCACCACCCGCGCCGACGCCGACGAGCTGATCGTCGCGGGGCTCGCGCCCCAGCGCGAGAGCTGGTGGCGCAGCTGGGAGCTGCTCGCCACGAAGGTCCAGGGCGCCGCCGCCTGAGCCCGGTGGGGCGCGACGGCGCCTCAGCGTCCGAGGCCGAGCAGGACCCCGAGGACGACGAGGCCCGAGCACAGCACGAGGTGGAGGACGCGGTGCTCGGCGAGCACCGCGACGAACTCCCGGGCCCGAGGTGGTGCCGCCCGAGCCGTCGGCCGGCCCCGGCGGAGAGGTCACGGGCCGGCCGGGGCGCCGGGCGCGGACGCGTCCGCCGGGCGGGCGCCGGGGACGACGCGGCCGATGTGCACGCCCGCGAAGTCGGTGACCTCGCCGTCCCGGTCGGCGGACCCGATGTGGACACCGGAGTGGTCGAGCACGACACCGCCGGGATCGGCGGACCCGATCCCGACACTGCTGAGTCCTGCACCGGCTGGGTCATGGCATCCGTCCGATCCGTGTGGGGCCGCGGGGCCGGGGCGGGGTCTGCACGACCTGCGCCCGTCCGTACGGAGGATCCGGCTCCCCGGGCACCGCCCGCACCCGCCGTCCGGCCCTCTCGCGCCGGGTCCAACGGTCCGGTCGGCCCGGGTCACCCCTCCAGACGGATGGAGAGCGGGAACTCCGGACGCGTCCAGCTCCGGGCGTACTCCACCGCCGTCGACGACTCGTCGTGGGTGATGCGCACCGACGCGATCAGCGGTCCGCCGCGGCGGACCGCGAGCACCCGCGCCTGTTCCGCCGTGGCCGCGGTCGCCGAGACCTCCATGTCCGCCCAGCTGAGCCGCAGGCCGTAGTGCTCACGGATGGTCCGGTAGAGCGACCCGCCGGTGAGCTCGACCCGCGCCAGCAGCGGCACCAGCGCGTAGGGCAGCCAGCTGACCTGCAGTGCGGCCGGCCGGTCGTCGATCAGGCGGAGCCGCTCGATACGGATCGTCTCCCGGCCCGCCGGGAGCCCGAGGTGCTCCCGGGCCTCCTCGGACGCGACGGTCGTCTCCCGTGCCCGCAGCTCCGTGCGGACCCGGGTCTCGTCGGTGCCCATCTCCTGGGCGAAGGAACCGAGCCGGTTCAGCCGGCGCCGCTGCGCGCTCGGACGGGTCACGAACGTGCCGGACCCCCGCCGCCGGACGAGCAGGTGTTCGTCCTGCAGCTGGCGGACCGCCTGGCGGACGGTCATCCGGCTCACGCCGTAGCGCTGCGCGAGGTCGGCCTCGCTCGGGAGCTGGACGTCGGGCGCCAGCGCCCCGGAGGAGATCTGCGACGACAGGTCCTCGTAGATGACCTGGTAGCGCGGGATCCGGCTCACGTGCCCCCTCGTCGTCCGTCGCTGTGATCACGTCGGGGACCGAGCGTATCGGTTCGGGTACCACCGCCCGGCGTCCCACGCGCCGGAGCATCAGGTGCGACGAGGGCGCGGGAGGCGAGCCACCGCGGGTACAGCTCGCCGTAGAGCGCGGCGCGCCCGGGATCGGGGTCGACGCGGTGCAGGCGCGGGCGCAGGTGTTCGAGTGCCTCGTCGAGGTCGCGGCCCGTCCCGGCGAGGGCGAGGGCGGCGGCGCCGAGCAGGGTGACGTCCGGGTCGTCGCAGACCAGCACGGTCCGGTCGAGCACGTCGGCGCGCAGCCGGGTGGCGGCCGCCGAGCGGGCCGCGCCACCGGCGAATACCACGGTTGTCGAGCCGGGCGAGTCTCCGGCGTCGAGCAGGTCGACGCCCTCCCGCACGGTGAAGGCCGCGCCCTCCCGGGCAGCCCGCAGCAGGTGTGCCGGGCCGTGGCCGAGCCCCTGACCGAGCACGGCGCCGCGGGTGGCAGGCCGCCACCGCGGGAACCGCTCGCCGGACATCGCCGGGATCACCTGCAGGCCGTCGGCCCCCGGCGCGACGGCGTCGACGACGTCCTCCTCGACCGTCCCGGCGAGCTCGCGCCAGCGGGCCACGGCACCTCCGGTGAGGCCGGTGGGCCCGCCGACGACCCACCGGCCGCCGGCCAGGGCCGGGTTCAGCAGGACCCCGCCGGCGGTCCCGGCCGGGTCGGTGCTCAGCCGTCCCAGCACGTCGGTGGTGCCGGCGACGTCGGCGATCAGGTCGGTGCGCCCACCGAGGAGCAGGCCGATGCCGACCGACCCGTCCGGCCCGCCGGCGACGACCGGGAGCCCGGCGGGCAGACCGGTCGCCGCGGCCACGTCGTCGCGGAGCCCGCCGACCGGGTCGGCCGGCCCGGCAGCCGCGGGCCACCAGCCCGCCGGCAGGTCCAGCTCGGTGAGGAGGTCGTGGTCCCACGTGCGGGTGCACACGTCGAACAGCAGCGTGTAGGCGGCGTCGACGGTGTCGGTCACCGGGGACCCGACGCAGCGCGCGACGAGGAAGTCCTTCGGTGAGAGCAGCGCGTGCACCCGTGCTGC
Proteins encoded in this window:
- a CDS encoding GntR family transcriptional regulator; translated protein: MSRIPRYQVIYEDLSSQISSGALAPDVQLPSEADLAQRYGVSRMTVRQAVRQLQDEHLLVRRRGSGTFVTRPSAQRRRLNRLGSFAQEMGTDETRVRTELRARETTVASEEAREHLGLPAGRETIRIERLRLIDDRPAALQVSWLPYALVPLLARVELTGGSLYRTIREHYGLRLSWADMEVSATAATAEQARVLAVRRGGPLIASVRITHDESSTAVEYARSWTRPEFPLSIRLEG
- a CDS encoding FGGY-family carbohydrate kinase yields the protein MSGDRVVAVDVGTSAVRAAVVSGDGTVESAVRVPRTDGAGGGHVDAEQLWSDVVTALGRVRGTAPGPVGALGIAGHIGTVAVDPELRPVGPATGWADSRGADLVAALPEPVLDRIREISGRPVPGAGGLAHALDLRARRPELAARVHALLSPKDFLVARCVGSPVTDTVDAAYTLLFDVCTRTWDHDLLTELDLPAGWWPAAAGPADPVGGLRDDVAAATGLPAGLPVVAGGPDGSVGIGLLLGGRTDLIADVAGTTDVLGRLSTDPAGTAGGVLLNPALAGGRWVVGGPTGLTGGAVARWRELAGTVEEDVVDAVAPGADGLQVIPAMSGERFPRWRPATRGAVLGQGLGHGPAHLLRAAREGAAFTVREGVDLLDAGDSPGSTTVVFAGGAARSAAATRLRADVLDRTVLVCDDPDVTLLGAAALALAGTGRDLDEALEHLRPRLHRVDPDPGRAALYGELYPRWLASRALVAPDAPARGTPGGGTRTDTLGPRRDHSDGRRGGT
- a CDS encoding LLM class flavin-dependent oxidoreductase, yielding MSLPLPLSILDLATVSRDETVAQALEASTTLAQRAEDWGFRRIWYAEHHNMGSIASAATSVLIAHVAARTERITLGSGGVMLPNHSPLQVAEQFGTLAELHPGRIELGLGRAPGTDQETVRALRRDPSASERFPSDVRELQAFLAQDSLVPNVHAYPGRGTRVPLSILGSSLYGAQVAALLGLPYGFASHFAPDALEQAVALYRKEFRPSEQLSEPRVLAGVNVIAADSAEEAEAQFREAQRQRVRLFTGRRGRSLTDAETDAVLDSPAGEQIRSMTRYSAVGTPDTVARYLEEFTTRADADELIVAGLAPQRESWWRSWELLATKVQGAAA
- a CDS encoding nucleobase:cation symporter-2 family protein encodes the protein MRRLRLPRPRPSGEVHPVDEVLPTGTLLLYGLQHVMTMYAGLVAVPLIVGQALGLPFADISYLLAATLLVAGLATLLQTIGIWRIGARLPLVQGVSFASVASMIAIGTGAGGGRAGLTLIFGATLVAGVAGFLLAPLFHRLIRLFPPVVTGTVITVIGVSLLPVAVRWASGASEGEPGDPAAIGLAGFTLLVIVLIYRFLPGFLARIAILLSLVAGTALAAVLGMADFSRVGEAAWFAVSTPFHFGTPQFSVAAIISMTVVMLVIMTETTADLLAVGEIVDRRADGRRVVAGLRADTLSTAVSGGLLNSFPASAFAQNVGLVAITGIRSRFVVAAGGAILMVLGLFPKLGAVIASVPQPVLGGAGLALFATVAASGIRSLAKVDFDGHANLVIVAVALGLGVLPIAAPDFYEGFPEWFRTVFDSGISAAAVAAVLLNVLFHGARDRETSPVAEAPAPVVDQG